The genomic region CcataaacagacagaaatacagacacagccagaaatacaggcacagacagagatacaggcACAGCTAGAGATAGAGAAACATCTAGAAATACAGAGACAGCCAGAGATACAGCCTGAGATGCAGACACAGCCAGATGTACTGACACAGATGGAAATACAGTCACAgtcagagatacagacacaaccagagatacagacacaaccagagatacagacacaaccagaggtacagacagagccagagatacagacacagaaagacattaaaatacaaccagtcagagatacagacagaaccAGAAATAGAGACAAAgccagagatacagacacagccTGAGATATGGACACAGCCAGAAATACAGACCCAGccagaaatacagacacagccagaagTACATCCACAGTCAGAGATAGAGACACAATCAGAAATACGGACACAGCTagatatacagacacactcagaaatATGGACACAGCCAAAGATACAGAcacatataaaaatacagacacagccagaaatacaggcacagacagagatacagtcACAgtcagagatacagacacagccagagatacagacacaaccagaggtacagacacagaaatacattaaaatacaaccagagatacagacacagtcagagatacagacagaaccAGAAATAGAGACAAAGCCAGAGATACAGTCTCAGCCTGAGATATGGACACAgccagagatacagacacagccagagatacagacacagccagaagTACATCCACAGTCAGAGATAGAGACACAATCAGAAATACGGACACAGccagatatacagacacactcagaaatATTGACACAgccagagatacagacacatatAGAAATACAGACACAGCCAAAAATACAGGCCcagacagatatacagacacagCTAGAGATAGAGAAACATCTAGAAATGCAGAGACAGCCAGTGATGCAGACACAGCCAGATGTACTGACACAGCTGGAAATACTGTCACagtcagagacacagacacagccagagatacagacacaaccagaggtacagacagagccagagatacagacacagaaagacattaaaatacaaccagaaatacagacagagatacagacagagatacagacagaaccAGAAATAGAGACAAAgccagagatacagacacagccTGAGATATGGACACAgccagagatacagacacagccagaaatacagacacagccagaagTACATCCACAGTCAGAGATAGAGacacaatcagaaatacagacacagccagatatacagacacactcagaaatATGGACACAgccagagatacagacacatatAGAAATACAGACACAGCCAAAAAtacaggcacagacagagatacagacacagctAGAGATAGAGAAACATGTAGAAATACAGAGACAGCCAGAGATGCTGACACAGCTGGAAATACAGTCACAgtcagagatacagacacaaccagaggtacagacagagccagagatacagacacagaaatacattaaaatacaacCAGAAATACAgtcagagatacagacagaaccAGGAATAGAGACAAAgccagagatacagacacagccAAAGATATGGACACAgccagagatacagacacagccAGAAATACATTCGCAgtcagagatacagacacaatcagaaatacagacacagacagagatacagacacatacagagatagagacagagacagaaatacGGACACAGCCAAAGATACAGACACAGCCAGAAatacaggcacagacacagctAGAGATAGAGAAACATCTAGAAATACAGAGACAGCCAGAGATACAgcctgagaaacagacacagccagATGTACTTACACAGCCGGAAATACAGTCACAgtcagagatacagacacagccagagatacagacacaaccagaggtacagacagagcCAGAGATGCAGACACAaccagagatacagacacaaccAGAGATAcatacagagatagagacacaTACAaggatacagacacagacagaaatacagacacaacCACAGATACAGCCAGAGCTACAGCCTGAGATACAGACACAGCCAGatgtacagacacaggcagaaatACAGTCACAGTCAGAGATACAGACccatacagagatacagacacagccagagaaacagtcagagatACAGATAAAGCCAGAGttacagacagagatacagatcCAACCAGAGTTACAGACAGAGATGCAGACACAACCAGAGTTACAGACACAACCGGAGGTACAGACACAACCAAAGGTACAGACACAACCAGAGTTACAGACAGGGACAAGCGGAGAACAGCAAAGTAGGGGTTCACATTACCATGAACAGCTGAGCCCCGGGGCCCCGCCCTGCTCCAGCCCCCCAGCCACAGAACCTCAGAGCGGGCAGCAGGATCCCGTCAGCACCCGTCGGAGTGGTTCACCTGCCAACAGCATGGCACTAGTCCACCCCTCACCCCTGCCCAGCTCCAACGCCCCCTCGACCCCTCAGGGCAGGCAGCAGGATACCTTTCCCAGCCGCCTGGCCCAAACACAGACCTCATCCCAACCCCAGGAGTCAGCTCACCACATCCTCCTGACAGATGGCCACTGCTGTCTGAGTCACGGTCTTGAAACATCACACCGCGATGCAACAGGAGGGGTTTATATTAATGATGGTGACAGAAATACACTCTTGACATCTGTCCCAACCTCAGTCATTGATCAGGGAGGTGAGATACACACATTCTCTGCTCTGGGATCTGATAAGGGATCAGACGTTAAGTCCCTGAGGGCTGATAAGGGTGGAGCCACCATGCGCACGCTGGGCGGTGGAAACGCACTGCCCCGGACGCACACACCCTCTCAGATTCAGAAGCCAGCCTGTAACGGAGAGAAAGccagggaggagaaggaggcggGGAGGAAGAAAAGTACACTTGGAGATTCTTTCGTAGTGGCTGCTAATGCTGCCGGCAACGCGTTGCCCCTGACAACACTCGCGATGCCAGAAATGAGAGAATACAAGGGAGAGGTAAGAAACAAGCCACTCGATCTgttggagaggaacagagaccgAGCTGCAACAGTCTCTACTCCGGCGGTAGAAACAGAGACGGCACTGTTACAAGAAGGAGACGGAAGAGGAGGTGCAGGGGGAATAGTGGCGAGTCTGCTGGGTGGCTTTgcaggagaggagcagagagaaacGGCCCTCCCGGCAACCACACACCACCAGGGCTTAATTCACATCGGGATAAAAAGCTCACCTGCACTCCCTGCTAAAGACACCGACACAACGACTGGATCTGTGTCTGACCAGGACTGCAGCTGCCACACACTGCCTCAAAGcccagaggagaggaagggaggggggcagCCTGGACCTACGGGTGACACCCAAACgactgacacagagagaaagagggagggggtgaaggagagagaggagtctgGACTCCAGGCAGAAGAACACACCGTCACTaatgcctctctgtctcccctcggGGTAATCACCGGACCTCACTGCTGGGAAGACAACAGCGCCGCTACTGCCACCGgattggagagagagggggaggagacgagagaggagaggggaggggtgtcCGGAAAGCAGGTTTTAGTGAGCCGTCCAACAGTGACCGGCCTTGCTGGCTGGGTGTCATCAGCTGGGAGTCAGACGTGTCCGCCCCCTGTCGCTGCCACTGCCGTCGTCTCTTCTCCTGGTAGCTCCACGCCACAGTCGCTATGTGGCTGGGGTGAGCTCATCCtaccctcctccacctccatcagCGGCAGCATCATCTCTGCTGATGAGAGCCGTTTCTCTCCTccgctccccctctctctgcctctccgaCAGCAAGACGACAGGGATTCAGCTCattcacctctccctccctctcggcTCAGCACCTCTGCTGAAGGAGAACTAGGCAGCCTTGCTCAGCCTCTGCTCCTACGGCAGGCAGACAGCAGAGATTTAGATCTCCGCTCAGCTCTCTTCCCGTCCTCACTGTGCTCTGAGCCTGCATGGTCCCAGGACTCGGCCAACAACACAAAGAGAGGCTCAGAGAACAGAGAATCAGCAGATCGGTCTTGCCCGATACAAACCCTGAAGTCGGAGGAGAAAAGAGCTATCCTAGGTCTTAAAGACAACTCTGCTACAGAGTCTCAGCGCTCCAGCAGCAACACGGCGAGAGGCACCGAGAAGGAGGACAGCACTCGTCTCACACAGAGCCAGGGGGGAACGGAGAGTCATGTGCAGAAAACGGAACCTTCCCAAACCTTCGTAGGAGAATTACAACAAGCCTCCGTCGCagcaacaaccacagaggctggaGGAGAACCGGGTCCAAGCAAAGCCTCTGcactgtcctcctcctcccctgttaTCTCAGCGCTGCCTCCGACGGTCCTCCAGTCTCAGCACCGCTCGGCTGCGGAGGGGAGCCACCCTCAACAGGTCCACATTGTCTCTCAGAGTGACGCCTCACTCCTCAGGTCAGTCATCCCTCAGTCTGTCCTGGGACCGCCCACTATGGCTGCCATCGGGGTTTTACAGCTACATGCCAGGGACAGTGTGGGGGGCACCAGGAAgttgtttttcaacaaaacGCTAACAGCGGATGATGAATCCTCTGCAGCCCTTAACTACGTTCCGGCCTCAGACCCGGCTGCTGTATTGGCACACGCCTCTCTGCCTCCACTGAAGGTTCATGAGAATCTGCGTCACCCAGTGACTGAGGCTAGCTTCACCTCCCACAACTTCCTCAAGCCAGTCACCCCGCCCCCTCGCTCACAGACCCCGACACAACCATCTCAAGTCGGGGACACACTGCCATCACTGACCCCTGCTGACTTCCAGGGGGAGTCGCAGCAGAAGACCCAGGCTGGGATGACAGGAAATGAGGATGGCAGAGAGAAAGACTTGGAAAAAATAGTAGTGACACCTTGTGTGTCAGCAGTGACGGGGCTTATATCAAGCCCACATGGAGCCTCTGAAGGATTAGTAGTTGAAGAAAAGCCAAACAGTCACCCAGACTCAGTGGTTCCAACTCCTCTCACTAGAGTTCCACTGCAACCTTCCCATGACCCAATCCCAAACTCAGAACAGGTGGTGATCCAACCACCTCGTCCTCCCTCTTCTTCACTGGCATCACGTCAGAAGCACCTAACTGGCATCACCTCCAGTGAGGACGTTTTCCAGGTCTTTTTCGAGGGTGAGTCCAATTTTGCCGGGCCGGTCTGCGGGGCCCGGTGTCAGTGTGCAGTGCCTGGACCAGGGTCCCTCCATACTCAGCCTGACAGTGGATCAAATGCTAATGGAGATTATATGACCCCGGGCACCACAGTAACCACTCTGACAAAGCCGGATGAGGATCAGACCATCATCCAGCCTAGTCAGCCCACAAGCCAATTAGGCCAATCAGATCAATCAGATAACCACGATCTACCTGTTGCCAGTCATATGGACAGCAGAGATGAGGTTAGACAGAATCCACCGAGTTCCAGAGACCGTCTCTCCATGGATTTGGCTTGGGTCAGGAATGAGGGTAAAGAAGAGGCTGATAATAAGGCTGAGTCTGTGCTTCATGTTTCAAAAACAGTTGTACTTAACCAGCCTTTTTCAGATCCTCTGAAAGGTGAAGAGGGATGTCACAGTGCTGATTTCTCTTCTGCGGCTGAGGCTATCACTGATGTTAAGGAAACGATTGTGGCTGAGGCTAACACTGATGTTAAGGAAACGATTGTGGCTGAGGCTAACACTGATGTTAAGGAAACGACCGTGGCTGAGGCGAACACTGATGTTAAGGAAACGACTGTGGCTGAGGCTAACACTGATGTTAAGGAAACGATTGTGGCTGAGGCTAACACTGATGTTAAGGAAACGATTGTGGCTGAGGCTAACACTGATGTTAAGGAAACGATTGTGGCTGAGGCTAACACTGATGTTAAGGAAACAATTGTGGCTGAGGCTAACACTGATGTTAAGGAAACGACCGTGGCTGAGGCTAACACTGATGTAAAGGAAACGACTGTGGCTGAGGCTAACACTGATGTTAGGGAAATGACTGTGGCTTTGGCAAAGGCTGATGTTGAGGAAACAACTGTCGCTATAGGTACAAATGAGGTTGAAGAAAAGACTGTGGCATTAGTTAAGGCTAAGGCTAAAGTTGAAGAAAATATGTTAGTTTTAGCCAAGGCTGAAGTTGAAAAAAATACTATGACTTTAGCTAAGCCTGAAGTTCTGGAGAAGACTGTGGTTTTAGCTAAAGCTAAGAATGAAGTTCAGACAGTGACTAGAACTGAGGCTGAATTGACTAAGTCTAATACTCTGGAGGTAACAGCATTTAATCATCTGCCTTCCCCTTCAATGAGTGATCACTGTGAATATCCAGAGCCGGTGATGATCCTCAAGCATCCAGGGCCCATGCTGAGTCACCACGAGTTCATCAACGACTATGACGTTGCACTTCCTGGAGTCTGGGACAGTGATGGCCGCAGTCATTATGACAGCGTCGCACTTCCCGATCACGTGCTACAGGAAGTGACACTGGCAGCATCTGTAATACTGGATTCAGAATACAAAGATTACCTGAGGCACAGGAAAGATGATGAGGACGAGGAAGAGCATGAGATGGGTGGCAGTGGTGACAAAGAACAACTGGCTGAACCGGGTAAGGATGAGATCAGTCAGAAGCTTCCAGAGAAGGCCTTCATCTCAGAATCCGTATTCCTGAACATTCCACTACAGCATGACTCCACAGGCCTAAATAACGGGAGTGAGTCTGTAAAGAGAGATCTGCCTCTTCCATCCAAACCACAGGCCTCTGAAAGGCTTCACAGTGGGACGGACACCAGTTCACCAGCGAACCAATCTGCAGAATTATCAGCGACTGGATCTGATTACATCATTCCCCTCCATGCAGGTGACTCTGGAGCTGAGCCCAAGGCAAAAAAGCCTATCAGGGGAAATCTATTCAACAGCGGTGAGTCCATTAATGATGACATGATAAATGTCAGCCCACCTCTTGGTCCTGGGCAACCAATCAGCAGCCAGCCTCTCGACATTAACACAGCAGAGAAACAAGGGGACAAAATGAAAGGCAATAATACATTAGTCAAAAGGAAAGAAGAGACTAAACCAAATGAGAAGCAAAATGAGGAAGAGCACAAAACTGGAGATCAGTTTTTCCCAACCTCACCAGAGGAAAAGGggcaaatagaaaaacaaacgcaGGATAATAGACAGGAAATAGAAGAGGGTGAAAAGCAGAATCAGATAATTAGACTGTTGCAGTGTAATGACACTGCTAAAACAGCACAAgcggaagacagacagaccacagaCCGGCCTCCAGAACCGGAAGAAAAACAGGAATACACAGCCATTAAGGAGGAGGGACATGACAGGAGTGGAATAACAGGTAATGGACCAGAAATGCCGTCTCCTGACTCTGTCTTTCTAGACAGCACAGAAAGGGGGGAAGGAAATGATGGTGATGGCTGTGAAGTATGCCCGGGGGCAGATCAAAACAATGGGTCAGAAGCAGTGAAAGGAAAAGAGCAGGGAAAAGTGGAaggaagagaaaggaagagTGTGAGAACGAGTGAAGAAGAGGAAAAGGCTGTTTCCTCATCTGACCCCGTCCAGGCTCCTGCTGGATCGGAGCCCCGGCAAGACCCTAGACATTCACCCTCTTCTTCTGGGTCAGCACAGTGCCTCTACGCCGGGATGTCAACGCCAGCAACATTAACAGCAGAGACATGTGAGGGGACCAGAGACACCTCTGGAcccaattcaattcaaaatgcAGCTCTTAACCAGTCAGATTCAGCATTTATTCTAAAAGCTTTTTCTTGGCAAAAGGAACAAGGACCAAAGCATGAGAAACCAGGGGCCAGCACTGCCTCAGAGGATGGATCATGTGGCTGTTTAGCAAGTGACCGAGGACGaaaaacagacaacaacacacgcacagagaacCTCGCAGCCTCAACACTGTTGCCAGGGGTAACAGAGGGAGCCGAGAGCACCCTGGGACATTTGATTCAGGAAGAGAACAGAACGTTAAGTGACAGCAACTATAGCGCAATTGATAATGAGAAAAGCAAAGAAGTACATGGAGTGAAAGCTGGAGAGagcaatggagagagggatggtgagagagctggagagagggatggtgagagagctggagagagggatggtgagagagctggagggagggatggagggagtgatGGTGAGAGAGCTGGAGGGAGGGCAATGCCAGGTTTAGTCGTTGAAGTCGTGACTGATTCGAAGAGTTCAGATCTCAAGTCAATGATCTGGTCAGTGATGGGCGAGAATCATGTGGAGGATAAGAGTCAGGGATCTGGCCTTGTGGCACGAGCTTGTCAAGACCAACGCAGCAAAACAGAGGCCGTAGAGAACACTACAGCCCCCGTTGAATCAGATCCATCCCAGTGTGAGACTTCTCTGGACTGTCGTGCCTCGTCGTCACCCTCATCGCAGTCGCATGGCCCTGAGGAGCACAGTACTCACCAGAATAGCTTCCCTCCCAGCCTGGGCCATTCTGTTGACACTTCTCAAAGCTTAAACCAGCAGTCAAAACTTAGCCCAGATCACCAGGCAACTGTCACTGTCAATTTAAACCCTGACCAGGTCACAGACATTGCTGTCAAGCTGGCACGTGATTCACACCCTGGGGATATCAATGCCAATCTATTGGAATCAGAATGTGAGCCAAAGGAAACACGTTTAGCTCATCATACAGCAATTGTTGGGACCAGCCACAGTAGTGAGACTAACACTGCTGTACTGGAAGCCACTGACACAACCATGACTTCCATGGCAAGTCACAGGGTAGAACAAGCTGCTCTGGAAGCAAAACCTGCCTCAGACAGAGATGTCTCAGAAGAGGACATGACAGCCttggacaggaagagagaaaagaagatgAGAGCATTGGCAAaaaggatggaggagaggaaacaAAAGCTAAAGAAAGcgaaagaggaaaaagagggaaCACATAAGATTTCAACAAATGAGGCGGGTGAGACAGTTTCACAGGCGACCACAGAACCACAGACAGTGATGTCAGTTACCAGGCCTTCTACAGAACCACCGACAGAGATGTCAGTTACTGGTCCAACCACAGAACCACAGACAGAGATGCTAGTTACTGGGCCTTCTACAGAACCACAGACAGTGATGTCAGTTACTGGACCTTCTGCAGCACCACAGACCGTGATGTCAGTTACTGGTCCAACCAAAGAACCACACACAGAGATGCCAGTAACTGGTCCTACCAAAGAACCACAGACAGAGATGTCAGTTACTGGGCCTAGCTCAGAACCAGAGACAGACTGGTTGGCTGCTCTCCGATCTCATGCAGCATTGCTCTCCCAGTCCACAAAACAGAATACAGCAGAGTCCTCTGAGAAAACGACACCTCCCAGGTaatgcagatgtgtgtgtgatgagacCACTGATATGGGCTAGTAGGTGTGTGAACAGCAGTGTTCCAGTCATACAAATCTAACGCCAGGTTGTAACATCAATGTTAGAACGACCCATACTTCTTCAGGCTTGAAGGGCTTAATGCTTTTATATTGAAATATGGGTTATGAAATATGGGCAGAACAACAAGCTTCTTCATCTGATAAGATATCTCATGAAATAAGCTGCCATTTGGTTTATTTTGAAAATCGGATATCACTATTATACAGATGGTAGGGAAACATCCTCTCACAGAGAGCCAGGGATCAATATAGAAACCCACAGAAACCTTcccacatgtacagtatgtataacTCACTTATGCCTTGTTGCACCTTACTGTGTGGGATTGGATGTAGAAGGTCCTAAATAGTAGCCATAtcttctctcttcttcttctgtctttattatatatttcttctaataataataatgtaataaaaaaaacactaaaacccATTCAATATCCATCTTGCTTTAGAGCAGAAGTGTCGAAGTAATGTGCTGGGAAGATACGCAGAAACTGTCCTTTATCCATACCTTTTTAAATTGTTGACACAACCCGATTAATGATGATATTGTAAGTAAACAACTTTAATCTCGGAACAGATTTGATTAATTTTAAAGTATATAGTTGTCAGCCCCCCAAGATTTGTCGTCTTTGAAACTTAGTCTGTCAGAATGACTGGCCTGGCCTGGCTGTAAATATGTGGTATTCCAGATGTTtggtaatgtaaacaaacagtATCCATTAAACACTGATTAGTCTGATCCAGCCACTAGGACATGAAAGAAGTTACCCATCTTGTAGCATACAACAGTAAATGCAGCCATCCTTGAAAATCTAGCTAGCCGCTTTAAAAAAAGATGATTGGTTAGTAGGTTAATCCGATTTCGCTGATGCCTATCTCTCCGGTGAATTTCTCACAGCTTTCCTTTTGAGTAATGGAGGCAGTAATGGAGGCAGCAATGGAGGCAGTAATGAAGGAAATGTTAGACGCATTGTTCTGCGCATTTCAGTGGAACTTTCTTTATGCAGGAATGGTCTCAGGTCCATTCCTGTGTGTTCTCCCACGACACGTTGTAGGAGATGACTCTGAGCTGTTGTCTTGGCCAAGGTAGGATGCACAAACTACTAAATGCAGGGCTGCCAGCGGCTGTGGCACACAttcttgaataaaataatta from Esox lucius isolate fEsoLuc1 chromosome 5, fEsoLuc1.pri, whole genome shotgun sequence harbors:
- the tacc2 gene encoding uncharacterized protein tacc2 isoform X17, giving the protein MQTQPELQTQPEVQTQPKVQTQPELQTGTSGEQQSRGSHYHEQLSPGAPPCSSPPATEPQSGQQDPVSTRRSGSPANSMALVHPSPLPSSNAPSTPQGRQQDTFPSRLAQTQTSSQPQESAHHILLTDGHCCLSHGLETSHRDATGGVYINDGDRNTLLTSVPTSVIDQGGEIHTFSALGSDKGSDVKSLRADKGGATMRTLGGGNALPRTHTPSQIQKPACNGEKAREEKEAGRKKSTLGDSFVVAANAAGNALPLTTLAMPEMREYKGEVRNKPLDLLERNRDRAATVSTPAVETETALLQEGDGRGGAGGIVASLLGGFAGEEQRETALPATTHHQGLIHIGIKSSPALPAKDTDTTTGSVSDQDCSCHTLPQSPEERKGGGQPGPTGDTQTTDTERKREGVKEREESGLQAEEHTVTNASLSPLGVITGPHCWEDNSAATATGLEREGEETREERGGVSGKQVLVSRPTVTGLAGWVSSAGSQTCPPPVAATAVVSSPGSSTPQSLCGWGELILPSSTSISGSIISADESRFSPPLPLSLPLRQQDDRDSAHSPLPPSRLSTSAEGELGSLAQPLLLRQADSRDLDLRSALFPSSLCSEPAWSQDSANNTKRGSENRESADRSCPIQTLKSEEKRAILGLKDNSATESQRSSSNTARGTEKEDSTRLTQSQGGTESHVQKTEPSQTFVGELQQASVAATTTEAGGEPGPSKASALSSSSPVISALPPTVLQSQHRSAAEGSHPQQVHIVSQSDASLLRSVIPQSVLGPPTMAAIGVLQLHARDSVGGTRKLFFNKTLTADDESSAALNYVPASDPAAVLAHASLPPLKVHENLRHPVTEASFTSHNFLKPVTPPPRSQTPTQPSQVGDTLPSLTPADFQGESQQKTQAGMTGNEDGREKDLEKIVVTPCVSAVTGLISSPHGASEGLVVEEKPNSHPDSVVPTPLTRVPLQPSHDPIPNSEQVVIQPPRPPSSSLASRQKHLTGITSSEDVFQVFFEGESNFAGPVCGARCQCAVPGPGSLHTQPDSGSNANGDYMTPGTTVTTLTKPDEDQTIIQPSQPTSQLGQSDQSDNHDLPVASHMDSRDEVRQNPPSSRDRLSMDLAWVRNEGKEEADNKAESVLHVSKTVVLNQPFSDPLKGEEGCHSADFSSAAEAITDVKETIVAEANTDVKETIVAEANTDVKETTVAEANTDVKETTVAEANTDVKETIVAEANTDVKETIVAEANTDVKETIVAEANTDVKETIVAEANTDVKETTVAEANTDVKETTVAEANTDVREMTVALAKADVEETTVAIGTNEVEEKTVALVKAKAKVEENMLVLAKAEVEKNTMTLAKPEVLEKTVVLAKAKNEVQTVTRTEAELTKSNTLEVTAFNHLPSPSMSDHCEYPEPVMILKHPGPMLSHHEFINDYDVALPGVWDSDGRSHYDSVALPDHVLQEVTLAASVILDSEYKDYLRHRKDDEDEEEHEMGGSGDKEQLAEPGKDEISQKLPEKAFISESVFLNIPLQHDSTGLNNGSESVKRDLPLPSKPQASERLHSGTDTSSPANQSAELSATGSDYIIPLHAGDSGAEPKAKKPIRGNLFNSGESINDDMINVSPPLGPGQPISSQPLDINTAEKQGDKMKGNNTLVKRKEETKPNEKQNEEEHKTGDQFFPTSPEEKGQIEKQTQDNRQEIEEGEKQNQIIRLLQCNDTAKTAQAEDRQTTDRPPEPEEKQEYTAIKEEGHDRSGITGNGPEMPSPDSVFLDSTERGEGNDGDGCEVCPGADQNNGSEAVKGKEQGKVEGRERKSVRTSEEEEKAVSSSDPVQAPAGSEPRQDPRHSPSSSGSAQCLYAGMSTPATLTAETCEGTRDTSGPNSIQNAALNQSDSAFILKAFSWQKEQGPKHEKPGASTASEDGSCGCLASDRGRKTDNNTRTENLAASTLLPGVTEGAESTLGHLIQEENRTLSDSNYSAIDNEKSKEVHGVKAGESNGERDGERAGERDGERAGERDGERAGGRDGGSDGERAGGRAMPGLVVEVVTDSKSSDLKSMIWSVMGENHVEDKSQGSGLVARACQDQRSKTEAVENTTAPVESDPSQCETSLDCRASSSPSSQSHGPEEHSTHQNSFPPSLGHSVDTSQSLNQQSKLSPDHQATVTVNLNPDQVTDIAVKLARDSHPGDINANLLESECEPKETRLAHHTAIVGTSHSSETNTAVLEATDTTMTSMASHRVEQAALEAKPASDRDVSEEDMTALDRKREKKMRALAKRMEERKQKLKKAKEEKEGTHKISTNEAGETVSQATTEPQTVMSVTRPSTEPPTEMSVTGPTTEPQTEMLVTGPSTEPQTVMSVTGPSAAPQTVMSVTGPTKEPHTEMPVTGPTKEPQTEMSVTGPSSEPETDWLAALRSHAALLSQSTKQNTAESSEKTTPPRPFPTLKSLESPVAEFCTPSEEAPSPLGQGAAAAPSSQRKDSPEKGENPPEEPQGKEKVPEPDWGSSLTQTKQAEERSEPPPVTTSPPPTLRSAASPPTPRGHVSQIPPVLPTYLQEDFPTPPPTPPERLPPKPEPQTPLHALRQAPLAAPVQTPSSEPESARPVQTPSSEPGPARPVQTPSSEPGPARPVQTSSSEPEPARPVQTPSSEPGPVQTPSSESESARPVQTPSSEPGPARPVQTPSSEPESARPVQTPSSEPGPARPVQTPSSEPGPALSVQTPSSEPDPALSVQTPSSEPDPALSVQTPSTEPEPAQPFQTTPSESEPVLPVQTPSSEPEPALSVQTPSSEPDPALSVQTPSSEPEPALSVQTPSTEPEPAQPFQTTPSESEPVLTVQTQLSEPEPVRPVQTSPSESEPAQPFQTTPSESEPVLPVQTPSSEPARPVQTTTSEPEPAQLFQTTPSEPARPVQTLPSEPESVQPVQTSPSEPEPAQPVQSTPSESEPVIPVQTSPEPARPIQTTPSEPVLNSASPPLSVPPSPAPKNQEKDTTTFGFSDPQTDDPVSLTRPPVPGKDILTLAPCTADPTPRSSDSDGAFETPESTTPVKSPTQTDTVTHLLSSEDTGLGCDSVDDGELKAEAKGHHGSSLSIVFDEDKPIAASGAYNLDQLLAAAAAAEAQNRSPLTRSLSLQAGELDGSGPLHLGESSIASGDCPLAESFSIAGGTESAPGTLRRPSKKGPLRPGGSLKKKPVLRQNSNPETPQPTSSSTTPELKRKAKQTRADSPLLVSEDQEGGATAESAPGPASATPSPGGTLRRTRKPRVESPAPLIEETNHTSPETDNQPIPVHTPVPGPEISIPLRPEDIPLPVSEAVPSSEGSSPIPPIGAYKWDPDNFEDIDPFNTGGSKVANSPPLGRKGVANSPPLGRKGVANSPPLGRKGVANSPPLGRKGVATSPPLGRKGVATSPPLGRKEGTPPICRKTAAPLDSTEELAPPPTSPPIRTSGAVRLEFDYSEENLEEPAKASPASKKLGRKPGSKMPLRKPRLGLKKAVQLSSESLDNAPTIVPDDDIPIPKASYNFDPAQWEDPNFNPFGSNSGIPNSPKMNKPSYSFDSETYNESGVDPFKGSSNRRAASPPKAVSGSASFEVSANDNEVDNDNDDIGDLGDHNQNKPAKPKKKPIKSKSMGSSLCCLLCTDSEREHSPSRENCLDRQQSNTFRVKRSPKRCDSSSQDPTPVDEAPPPIPVPQHDHATDEEKLASSSSHKEKLASANHKWAHTACQDMEAELTSDPKEDLPLPSDLTSFVNENSRASDYEIEYMEKIGSSSPPLSVKKPSNLYLKLDSVTGSLNKPNHGSEPDSPCTGYNTLGSFEEMEAQITAQMKTPVLCSRPGPEGSRPGPEGSAGDQEKTRMKEIQSVSRTQSAEREHGGKPRSRRWNLFSSPKQREKEVMLSTVDRDSVVTKGSLYTRPAGCGEGGRESSYMPKDLDHSLDIAREEVLSKEKEVQEWQRKYEDSRQEVLEMRGIVAEYEKTIAQMIAGLPEDEQKDKSLSHHTIQQLIIEKDQALSDLNSVEKSLAELFRRYEKLKDVLEGYRKNEEVLKKCAQEYLSRVRKEEQRYQALKIHAEEKLDKANADIAQVRLKARQEAAAYQASLRKETMKVDSLERTLEQKNKEIEELTKICDELIAKMGKS